The segment CGGGATCCTCGTCCAGGTTGCGGTAGTTGAGCGCGGCGAGGATTTCGGTCAGGGCCGCGGACGCCCGACCGATGTCCACGACCAGGTTGTCCCGGTCGAGTTCCTCACGCCGAAAGGTCGCGTCCACGATGAAGGTCGCGCCGTGGAGCCCTCGCGCGGGGCCGAAGGTCTCGCCGTGGAAACTGTGGGCGACCATCATGTGGTCGCGAACGGTGAGCGCGAACATGGTGACTCCTGTGGGTTACGTCGAGGGATAGACGATGCGGTGGCAGAGCGTCGCCGCGGCGTCCACGTCGGGTGGTGCCGCCGAGGGGTGCCCGCCGGGTGGCGGTGTTGGGCCGGCGATCCGCGCCATGACCGCGGGCAACTCCGCGAACGCGCTCTCGCCGGAGAAGAGCGCGTCGAACGCCGGGTCGGCGAGCAGGCGGAGAGCCAGGGCACGGCGGTCGTTCGCGGTGCGGGTCGAACTCCGCGCGGG is part of the Spiractinospora alimapuensis genome and harbors:
- a CDS encoding 6-pyruvoyl trahydropterin synthase family protein, producing the protein MFALTVRDHMMVAHSFHGETFGPARGLHGATFIVDATFRREELDRDNLVVDIGRASAALTEILAALNYRNLDEDPAFRGVNTTTEYLARVVADRMAERVHSGALGEEARGLVGLTVTLHESHVAWASYERAL